ACCACACCTCTTACCCAGCTGAAACCTACATTTTAAGTATATTCATGGAATTGTATTACCTTAagttaatattttcatcatttaaaaagatgaataaatataaCCACACCTGGGCCCAGAGAGGTGGCTAGGACCCTGCCCTAACCTTAGGTGGCTTACAGCCTCTGTAAACTCCAGCACAGGTGAGatgatgcctctggcttctgtgagcacccACACTTACATGCGTATcccacagacaaacacatgcacataaacaccattaaaaataaaaccccacatCTGTCACCCCGCCCCTTCAGCTCTCAGTATTCTTTCTGTCACTGTCCATTACCTTACTTTAGATAGTCACCATATATAGATTCCAAGCATGTGGTTTTTACATACAGCTTTTTACATTATGTTTTCTGGGTCCACCCCTATCCTGCATATGTCAGTGCTTTCACCCTGCATCTAACCAGTGTGCTGATGGCTTGACCATTTGCTTACCTTTCCTCAACTGATGGACATTGGATTTTCTTCTCCCCCGCCCCAGTACTCTTGGAAGTTGGTTCACCCCACAGACAAGTTCTGCAACAAGGATTGCCCGGGTACAGCGGAAGAATACGAGAGAGCCACACGCTACAATTACACCAGCGAAGAGAAGTTTGCCTTTGTGGAGGTGGGTGCCGATGCTCTGCTCTCCCCGTCTACCCCAGACGGCAGCTCCCTGCAGTTCCTGAGTTCTTTTGATCACCCAGAAATGTTGTCATTTTAACTTGCTAACCTTTTCTGACTTTTCCCGTCTAGGTTGTTCTCTGCCAAAAGTAACTAAGAAATGATAGATCCAGCTAGTTTCAAGTTCTAGCATTGACTCTGGAGGGTTCCTGAGGTCCTGCCCCTAGTGGAGGAGCAGCTGCTAGTTGCTGGGGTGGTCAGAGTCATTTTTCTTGGGGAG
This Microtus ochrogaster isolate Prairie Vole_2 unplaced genomic scaffold, MicOch1.0 UNK3392, whole genome shotgun sequence DNA region includes the following protein-coding sequences:
- the LOC101980144 gene encoding cytoplasmic FMR1-interacting protein 2-like, translated to MKFCVPQVVTGSGLDSQKSDEEYRELFDLALRGLQLLSKWSAHVMEVYSWKLVHPTDKFCNKDCPGTAEEYERATRYNYTSEEKFAFVEVGADALLSPSTPDGSSLQFLSSFDHPEMLSF